The Candidatus Binatia bacterium nucleotide sequence CCGGGGTTCCTCCTGGACCCAGAACACCTCGGCGGCGTGGCGGTACCGTTCGAGCAGCGCGGCAAGCTCCCGCGAGGGAAACGGGTAGAGCTGCTCGAGCCTCACGAGCGCCACGCCTTCCACTTCGCGCCCGCGGCGGGCCTCCAGGAGGGTGTAGAACACCTTGCCGCTGCAGAGGATCAACCGCCGTACGCGCGCCGGGTCATGGACTTCGGGGTCGTCGAGAACCGTGCGGAAGCACCCGTCCGTGAATTCGCGCACGGGCGAGACCACGAGCGGGTGGCGCAGGAGACTTTTGGGCGTCATGAGGACCAGCGGCTTGCGGAATTTCCTCGCGAGCTGTCGCCGCAAAACGTGGAAGTACTGCGCCGGAGTCGTGGGGTTGGCGACCTGGAGGTTTTCCTCCGCGCAGAGCTGGAGAAACCGCTCGAGCCGGGCGCTGGAGTGCTCGGGTCCCTGGCCCTCGTAGCCGTGCGGCAGAAGCAGGACGATGCCGCTCATCCGGTGCCACTTCGACTCGGCGCTCGCGAGGAACTGATCGATGAAAACCTGGGCGACGTTGCAGAAGTCGCCGTACTGCGCCTCCCAGAGAACGAGCCGATGCGGGTCGGCGAGACTCATCCCGTACTCGAAGCCGAGGACGCCGGCCTCGGAAAGCGGGCTGTCGACCACCTCGAAGCGACCCTGTTCCGGGGCGATGTGGTCGAGAGGGACATAGGGCTCGCCCGTTTCGTAGTCGTACCAGACGGCGTGCCGCTGACTGAACGTCCCACGGCCGCTGTCCTGCCCGCAAAGCCTCACGTTCCGCTTTTCGAGCAGAAGCGAGCCGATCGCGAGAGCTTCCGCGCAGGCCCAGTCGACGCGCCCTTCCCCCTCGAGCATGCGGGCCCGGTTGCGCATGAGACGCAGCAGCCGGGGATGCGGCCGGAAGCCGTCGGGGACACGCTCGAAGACGCGAACGATCTTCTCGAGTACCTCCCTGGGGACCGCCGTGTCCGCACCCCAGTCCCCCGACGCCCACCCGAGCCCCTGCCACAGGCCGCCGAACGCGAAAACCTGCTGGCGCGGACGGAATTGTCGCGCGTATTCCAGCGCCGCCTCGAGAAGCTCCCGCCGCGACCGCTCGGCATCCTCGACCTGCACGGGGTCGAGCACTCCCTCGGCAACGAGCCGAGCCTCGTAGAGAGTGCGCACCGTGGGGTGCTCGGCGATCTTCTTGTAGAGCACGGGCTGCGTGTACGTCGGGTCGTCGAGTTCGTTGTGGCCGTGCCTGCGATAGCACACGAGGTCGATGATCACGTCCTTCCGGAACTTCTGCCGAAAGCGAGCAGCGAGCCGCGCGACGTGCACGACCGCCTCCGGGTCGTCGGCGTTCACGTGGAAGACCGGCACGCGAATCGTCTTCGCCAGGTCGCTCGCGTAAGGCGTCGCACGGCAGTTCTCGGGGGGAGTCGTGAAGCCGATCTGGTTGTTCAAGATGACGTGGATCGTTCCGCCCGTGCGGAACCCCCGCAGGCCGGAGAGCATGAGGGTCTCGGCGACGATCCCTTGCCCGGTGAAGGCCGCGTCGCCGTGGATCAGAAGAGGGACGACTCTCCGCCGCTCGGTATCTCGCAGGTGCTCCTGTTTGGCGCGGACGATCCCCTCGACGACAGGGTCGACCCACTCCAGGTGGCTCGGGTTCGGGCTCAGGGAGAGATGGATCTTGCGCCCGCTTTCCGTGGTGTGGTCGTGCGAAAAACCCTGGTGGTACTTCACGTCACCGTCGCCGTGGGCGTCCTCGGCGAGGCCCGTCCCCTCGAACTCCGCGAGAATCATTTCGACCGGTTTGCGCAGCACGTGGGCGAGGACGTTGAGCCGCCCGCGGTGAGCCATCCCGATCACGATTTCTTCGGCGCCCTCGTTCGCGGCGGTCTCGACGAGGGTGTCGAGCAGAGGAATGAGGGATTCGCCCCCCTCGAGGGAAAAACGTTTCTGCGTCGGGTACTTCAGCTGCAGAAACTTCTCGAAGCTCTCCGCGACCAGGAGCCTTTCGAAGATCTTTCTCTTCTCCCCCGCCGAGAGAGCGGGCCGATTGCGGCAGGGCTCCATCTGCTCCTGGAGCCACTCGCGCTCTTCCTTGACGGGAAGATCGCTGTACTCGACGCCCACGGTACGGCAGTAGGTCTCACGGAGAGCCCCGAGGAGATCGCGGAGCCGCACCTGCCCGAGACCGCGGAAGCCGCCCGGCGGAACGATCCGGTCGAGGTCCGAGGGGCGAAAACCGAACTGCCCCAGGTCGAGCAGCGGATGCTCGGTCGGATTCCCACCGAGAGGGTTCAGCTCCGCCGCAAGGTGCCCGAGCTCCCGGTACGCCTGGACGAGACCGTACACACCCACGGCGACGGGCTCGCTCTCCGCCCGGGTCCTCCCCGGACCTCCGTCCCCCTCGATTTCCGCGAAAAACCGCGCCAAAGTAGGGTCCACCTCGGCCCGGTTTCTCCGGAAGTCCTCGTAGAGTTTTTCCCAGTAGGCTATGCTTTCGTACGTGAGCTCGCGCATGGGTGCTCCGGTCGACTGCGGGACAAAATACATCCTGCTGCTCGCTGCGTCACCCCCGACGGTCCCTGCACTCCCTTGCGCGGGTGTAGTGGGGGATCCAGGTCGGGACGCGTCTCGTAAATAGTGGATTCCACGTGCATTTCCAAAAATTCACAGGCTGTGGATAATCCTGTGGAAAAAAGGTCGGGCCCGAAACAGCAAGAGCTTTTCTCCAGGGTTCCGCCCCATCGCAACTCGGAAACCCACCGACCCGACGGTCTGGTTCCGCGTTACACCTTCGCGAGCTTCGTGGTGGGGTCGGGTAACCAGTTCGCCCATGCCGCCGCGCTCGCCGTGGCGCACCAGCCAGGGGAGCGCTACAACCCGCTCTTCCTCTACGGTGGGGTCGGCCTCGGAAAAACCCACCTCGCCAACGCCATCGGCCACGAGCTCCTCGCGCGCCGCCCCGAAGCACGCGTCCTCTACCTCTCGGCCGAGGCCTTCATGAACGAGCTCATCACGGCACTCCGGAAAAACCGCGTCGAGGAATTCAAAGCGCGCTTCCGGCGCGTGGACCTCCTCATCCTCGACGACGTCGAGTTCCTCGCCGGCCGCGAGAGGACGCAGGAGGAGTTTTTTCACACCTTCAACACTCTCTGGGCATCGCAGCGCCAGATCGTCCTCACGTCGGACAAGTCGCCGAAAGAGCTCGAGGCACTCGAGGAGCGACTTCGGAGCCGCTTCGAGTGGGGCCTCACCGTCGACATCCAACCACCGGACCTCGAAACCCGCGTGGCCATCGTCGAGAAAAAAGCCGACGCGCAGGGACTCCGCCTGCCGCACGAGGTCGCCCTCCTGGTCGCCAACCATGCGCGGGCGAACGTAAGAGAGCTCGAGAGTTGCCTGAACCGTCTCGAGGCCGTCGCATCGCTCGAGGGCGTCGAAATCACGGCCGACCTCGCGCGGCGCGTGCTGGAAAGCATGGGTCAGGGAAAGACCGGAAGCATGGTGACGATCGACGAAATCAAGCGCGTCGTCTGCGAGCATTTCCGCCTCTCCCCCTCGCACCTCCTGTCCCGCCGCCGCTCCAGGAACCTGACCTTTCCCCGTCAGCTCGCCATGTACCTCTGCCGCAAGCACACCCCGGCGTCCTACCCCGTCATCGGAAACGAGTTCGGCGGCCGGGACCACACCACGGTCATCCACGCGATCAACGTCGTCGAAGCGAAGCTGCGAAAAGACCCGGCCCTGCGGCTTCTCCTTGACAAGCTCGAGCAGTCTCTGCAGGACGGGGCCTGAGGAAAAGACCGTGGGAAGAGGATGGGAAGAGGCAAGAGAGGACCGCGATACGGAAATTCCCCCGCACGGATTCCACACGAGAGGCACCACAAGTCGCCGTCCTACCTCCTCTTTCCCGTCCGTATCCCCAGTCCAGCGTCCCTACGATTACGCCTGGACTTTTTTCTTTTTCCCTAGGAGCCAGCGCCAGGAGAACCTATGGAATTCACCGTAGAGCGAGAAAATCTCCTCGGGGCTCTCTACCTCGCTCAGGGCGTCGTCGAGCGCCGCACCCCCATTCCGGTCCTTTCCCACGTCATGCTGATCGCGGACGGCCAGAGCGTGACGATCGCGGCCACGGACCAGCAGGTCGGCATCCGCCGGAGAATCGAGGCCGGGGTGAGGAAAAAAGGCAGGGCGACGGGGAACGGCCGGATGCTCTACGAGATCGTTCGTGAGCTTCCCGAGGGCGAGGTGACGGTCAAGGCCACGGAAAACCGGTGGCTCGAGATCGTGGGCGGCAAGGCGCGTTTCAAGGTCGTCGGGGTGGATCCCGAGGAGTTTCCCGCGATGCCGGAGATGCCCCGCTCGAAAAAGGGGGTCGAACGTCTCGGTGCCGAAGTCCTTCGCGAAATGATCGTGCGCACGCAGTTCGCGGTCGCGAGCGACGAGACCCGAATCAACCTCGCCGGAATCTACGTGGAAAAACTGGGGGAGGCGTCCCTGCGCATGGTGGCCACCGACGGGCATCGCCTTGCCATGGTCACGAGAGAGGTAGGGTCCTGTGCCGGTCCCTGGGGCGTGATTCTCCCGCGGAAAGGCGTGGGGGAGCTCAGGCGTCTTCTCGAAGCGGGCCCGGAGGGACTGGAGGTGTCGCTCGTGCACGACGGGGGGCTCGTCCATGTGGGCGCGGGGGACGTGGAGTTGAGCATGCGGCTCGTCGAGGGGGAGTTCCCGGATTACAAACAGGTGCTTCCCAAGAAGCTTCCGCGGAGGGTCGTCGTTTCCGCGCGCGACCTCGCCGGTGCGCTGCGCCGTGTTTCGCTGGTCTCGAGCGACGTTTCGCACGGGGTGCGGCTGTCCTTCGCGGACTCGACGCTGAAGGTATCCTCGATGAACCCCGAACGCGGGGAAGCCGAGGAGGAGGTCGAGGTGTCCCTCGAGGGGGAGCCCGTCTCGGTCGGTTTCAACGCCCGCTACCTCCTCGACGTCCTCGGGGTGGTGGCGCCGGATGCCTCCATCACCCTCTGGCTCGGGGACGAGCTGAGTCCGGCGAAACTCGAGGCGGACGACGACCCGGACTTCGCTTACGTGGTCATGCCCATGCGGCTTTAGACAGCGGCTGGATATCGGCGTAAGTATTCGATTTTACGCAGGTTTTTCGGGATCCGCCCGCTTTACTGCCGTACCCCTCTCTGGTATGCTTCGTAGTTGTTCGCGGTACCCCGGGGGTGCCGCCCTACGGAGGCTTGATGGGGCTGGAAGAGACTCGGAACCACGACTACGACGCTACCCACATCCGTGTCCTCGAGGGGCTCGAGGCCGTTCGAAAGCGGCCCGGCATGTACATCGGCGACACTGCCGAGCGGGGTCTCCACCATCTCGTTTTCGAAGTGGTGGACAACTCCATCGACGAGGCGCTCGCCGGGGCATGTGACTGGATCCGGGTCACCCTTCACCTCGACGGAAGCGTGAGCGTGGAGGACAACGGGCGCGGCATCCCGGTGGACACGCACCCCGAGGAAGGGGTGTCGGCGGCGCAGGTGGTGCTCACGAAGCTGCACGCCGGGGGGAAATTCGACCGCAAGGCCTACAAGGTGTCCGGCGGCCTCCACGGAGTGGGACTCTCGGTCGTGAACGCCCTCTCGGAGAACCTCGAGGTCGAGATCAAGCGCGAGGGTCACGTCTACGTCCAGCGTTACGAGCGAGGGAAGCCGCTGGGTCCCCTCGAGGTCGTCGGCAAGACCAACGAGCACGGCACCAAGGTGACCTTCAAGCCCGACCCCCTGATTTTCCCGGACCCGACCTTCAGCTTCGACATCCTCTCGCAGCGGCTCCGCGAGCTCGCGTTCCTCAACCGCGGTGTCCGGATCGAGATTTTCGATCAGCGCTCCGGCAAGTCGCACGAGTTCCTCTACCACGGCGGGATCGAGGAATTCGTCCGGCACCTGAACCGGGCGAAAACGCCGATCCATCCCGAGGTGATCTACATCTCGGGAGAAAAAGAAGGCGTGTTCGTCGAAATCGCGATGCAGTGGAACTCCGGCTACGCCGAGAGCGTCTACTGTTTCGCCAACAACATCAACACGGTCGAGGGCGGGACGCACCTGGCGGGGTTTCGCTCCGCGCTCACGCGCACGATCAGCTCCTACGCCACGGCGCAAAACCTCCTGAAAAAAGAGGAGCAACTCGAAGGCGAGGACGTGCGCGAAGGTCTCACGGCCGTCCTGAGCGTCAAGGTGCCCGAGCCGCAGTTCGAGGGACAGACGAAGACGAAGCTCGGGAACTCGGAAGTGAAGGGCTATGTCGAGACACTCACGGGCGAGAAGCTGCGGGAATACCTCGAGGAGCACCCGGCGGAAGCCCGCCGCATCGTCCTGAAGGCGGTCGAGGCGGCTCGCGCGCGCGAGGCGGCGCGCAAGGCCAAGGAACTCGCCCGCCGGAAGGGGGCGCTCGACTCGGGATCCCTCCCCGGCAAGCTGGCCGATTGCCAGGAACGCGACCCGGCGCTCGCCGAGCTTTTCATCGTCGAGGGGGATTCCGCCGGGGGGTCCGCCAAGCAGGCGCGCGACCGCAAAAACCAGGCCGTCCTACCGCTCCGCGGCAAGATCCTCAACGTGGAAAAAGCGCGCTTCGACAAGATGCTGTCCTCGCAGGAGATCCGCCTCCTGATTTCCGCCCTGGGGACGGGCATCGGCCGGGAAGACAGGGATCTCTCCAAGCTTCGCTACCACACGATCATCATCATGACCGACGCCGACGTCGACGGGTCGCACATCCGGACGCTTCTTCTCACCTTCTTCTACCGGCAGTTCCCGGAGCTGGTGGAGAGAGGGCACGTCTACATCGCGCAGCCACCGCTCTACCGCGTCAAGAAGGGCAAGACGGAACGCTACCTGAAGGACGACGCGGCCCTCGACGAGTTCCTGGTCGCGCTCGGGACGGAGAACGTCGCCCTCGAGCCCGGGCCGGGCGGCCGGTCGTGGAGCGGGGCGGAGCTGCAGGGAATCGTGCGGAAGGTGCAGCGGCGGGAGCACGTCCTCGGGGCGCTCGAGCGCCAGCGCCGGGCGCGAGCGCTCGTTCTCGCGTTTTCCGAGGACTCGCGTGTGCGGCCGCAGGTTTTCGAGCGGCGGGAGGAGCTCGAGGCGATCGCGCGGGCGGCCGAAGCAAAGGTCCTGGCCCGGCATCCGGAGCTCGCGCCGGTGCACGTTCGGGTCGTTCCCGAGGGAAGGCACGAGCCTCTGGCAAATCGAGGGATCCGTGCGCCTGAACGGTGCCGCGTTTCCCGGCGTGTTCGACCTCGACTTTTTCCTCTCGCCCGAGTTCGAAGAGGTACGCCGCCTCACGGCCGAGCTCGCCGCCGTGGGAGATCCTCCCTTCCGGCTGCGAGAGAACGGCACCGTGGCGGAAGCGGCGAGCCTCGAAGAGGCGGTGCGGCGGATCGTCGAACGGGCGCGCAGGGGGATGACGATCCAGCGGTACAAAGGCCTGGGCGAGATGAACCCCGAGCAGCTCTGGGAGACCACGATGGATCCCGAGCGGCGGACGCTCCTCCAGGTGCGGATCGAGGATCTGCCCGAGGCG carries:
- the sucA gene encoding 2-oxoglutarate dehydrogenase subunit E1 codes for the protein MRELTYESIAYWEKLYEDFRRNRAEVDPTLARFFAEIEGDGGPGRTRAESEPVAVGVYGLVQAYRELGHLAAELNPLGGNPTEHPLLDLGQFGFRPSDLDRIVPPGGFRGLGQVRLRDLLGALRETYCRTVGVEYSDLPVKEEREWLQEQMEPCRNRPALSAGEKRKIFERLLVAESFEKFLQLKYPTQKRFSLEGGESLIPLLDTLVETAANEGAEEIVIGMAHRGRLNVLAHVLRKPVEMILAEFEGTGLAEDAHGDGDVKYHQGFSHDHTTESGRKIHLSLSPNPSHLEWVDPVVEGIVRAKQEHLRDTERRRVVPLLIHGDAAFTGQGIVAETLMLSGLRGFRTGGTIHVILNNQIGFTTPPENCRATPYASDLAKTIRVPVFHVNADDPEAVVHVARLAARFRQKFRKDVIIDLVCYRRHGHNELDDPTYTQPVLYKKIAEHPTVRTLYEARLVAEGVLDPVQVEDAERSRRELLEAALEYARQFRPRQQVFAFGGLWQGLGWASGDWGADTAVPREVLEKIVRVFERVPDGFRPHPRLLRLMRNRARMLEGEGRVDWACAEALAIGSLLLEKRNVRLCGQDSGRGTFSQRHAVWYDYETGEPYVPLDHIAPEQGRFEVVDSPLSEAGVLGFEYGMSLADPHRLVLWEAQYGDFCNVAQVFIDQFLASAESKWHRMSGIVLLLPHGYEGQGPEHSSARLERFLQLCAEENLQVANPTTPAQYFHVLRRQLARKFRKPLVLMTPKSLLRHPLVVSPVREFTDGCFRTVLDDPEVHDPARVRRLILCSGKVFYTLLEARRGREVEGVALVRLEQLYPFPSRELAALLERYRHAAEVFWVQEEPRNMGAWQFVRDRIGSVLGDRPIVYVGRDEAASPATGVYAVHEVEEAELVRQALGGDAWQGPVAMSGGAEYRDEAHGSG
- the dnaN gene encoding DNA polymerase III subunit beta → MEFTVERENLLGALYLAQGVVERRTPIPVLSHVMLIADGQSVTIAATDQQVGIRRRIEAGVRKKGRATGNGRMLYEIVRELPEGEVTVKATENRWLEIVGGKARFKVVGVDPEEFPAMPEMPRSKKGVERLGAEVLREMIVRTQFAVASDETRINLAGIYVEKLGEASLRMVATDGHRLAMVTREVGSCAGPWGVILPRKGVGELRRLLEAGPEGLEVSLVHDGGLVHVGAGDVELSMRLVEGEFPDYKQVLPKKLPRRVVVSARDLAGALRRVSLVSSDVSHGVRLSFADSTLKVSSMNPERGEAEEEVEVSLEGEPVSVGFNARYLLDVLGVVAPDASITLWLGDELSPAKLEADDDPDFAYVVMPMRL
- a CDS encoding hypothetical protein (possible pseudo, internal stop codon), producing MPSLGNDPNVHRRELRMPGQDLCFGRPRDRLELLPPLENLRPHTRVLGKRENERSRPALALERPEDVLPPLHLPHDSLQLRPAPRPAARPGLEGDVLRPERDQELVEGRVVLQVAFRLALLDAVERWLRDVDVPSLHQLRELPVEEGEKKRPDVRPVDVGVGHDDDRVVAKLGEIPVFPADARPQGGNQEADLLRGQHLVEARFFHVEDLAAER